Part of the Nicotiana sylvestris chromosome 2, ASM39365v2, whole genome shotgun sequence genome, AATGTAAAAGATTCAGAAAAATTCCtttgtttaattgtttaattaatattattgaacttgatagttattagttggcttacctagcgggttgggttatgtgccatcacgactactaattttgggttgtgacaggtTTTTTACGGTTTGTCTATATTAAAAACTTGTAAAATAAAGTTCGGAGGTGTTTTTCAGTATATAGTGTTATCTCTCTCCGTTGTTGTTTGTTGCTTAGTACTTCCATACTTTGCCAGAGTGTCAGATACAGAGTTACCTTCCCAATATATGTGGGTTATTTCTTTCACTCCAACAACATTAAGAAGAAAACTGCAATCATGAAGAAGATGTGAGTAGCAGGGTTCTTCATCTTTAAATAAGTGACATAATACCTGTGAATCTGTTTTCACTATAGTGGGTAAGAGATTTTTTGTGATGGAAAGTTCTAGCCCTGTTATTAGTGCCAGCAGTTCAGCATGAAGAGCGGATATTGCAGTTATCTTCTGCACAAAACACACTATCCAATAGCTACTATAGTCTCTGATGAGTCTACTAGTGCCACTGGTTTTTATGTCATAAGCTCCATCAACGTTTATCTTGTAGTGGCTAGGAGGTGGGAACCATCTTATTTGTATGTGAAGCCTAGGATTTGATGTCACAATAATCTGCGCGAGTGAAATGAATTCAGCAACTTGTGTCATGATATTTTTGTGGCATGTGAGGGAGGAAGTGTGGTTGAAGAGGTTTGAGTTCTTATTAATCCAAATATTCCAAAGGATCAAAGGCGGTAGGGTAGAGTTTGGAGTTTTAAAAAAGGCAATTGATGTGTGGATGATAGTATATCCAATTCAGAAACTGAATAATACAGGGGCTATAAGTATATATTCAGCAGATTGTATAATTATGTATTCAACATATTATATTAAATGAATATATAACTGTATTCAGATGTATTGTAGTTGGATGTATATATTCAAGTCAGGCACTGTGTATAACAGATTGTCTAAGTATGTATTAAACAGGTTGTATTCGAATGTATTCAACACAATAATACAACTAACTATATCCAGAATCTATTCACGAAAAAGTGCAAAATGTATTATTTCACAATGTCATCGGAATCTATGACACACCATTAGAGCACTAATACATGTCAGAATGTTAACTAAGTTCTACGTGGAGCATTTCTACACGTTCTCTTATATGTTCTCCCTGCCCACATATGCTACATGAATGTTGATTTTTCGGCTGCAACAATTCACTGAAAAGCTTATCGCGCTTCTTCTTTGGCCTTCCAGGAGGTCTTTTCCATTTGGGTAGTAATATAACTTCCTTTGCAATATGTGCTGGTATATTCCATTCATTTCGGTCCGGTATCGAGTACACAGGCACATTGTATGTCATTACAACAGAATTTGGTTTGTAATAGTCAGAGCAATAATCTTCTAGCATTAGAAACTTGCTCTTCAATTTAGCCCAAGCATGTGGGCATGGTAATTCATCAACTTGGAACCTCCCACAAACGTATTTTCTCTCTAACAGGCAGACAGTGCAATGCCTCCCTTCATCGTTAACCGTATGTAAGTATTCAGTCGATGGTACCACCTACATTTAAACATAGACCTATAAGTTTTAagcatatataaataaaaaaattcatttaTATACCAAAGAATGGACGTATTAAATATACAGCAGTATGAATTAAATCAAATATCTATTGAATACAAACATATTTCTGTATTTAGAATACAGAATTATTCAGTTGAATACAAAGGAAATGTTTAAATACAGAATAATACATCATATATATAGACTGGCAGAATATTAAATATAATTACATATTAGCTTATGATTACATTGTTATACATCTAACGTCTGCTTAAAAAATGCGTATGGATAGAAAATAAACACATTAAATTCAACTAACAATACACTAAACATGTGGACAGTATTCCAAATAGTATAAATTGTTTCAGAAAAAAGTTAGCTATCTAAAACAAAGGCTAAATATATAATACAATGACATAAAAATGAAACTTACAGTCATGCGTGTAGACATTGCCTCATTCAAAGTAAGCATTTCCTGGTATTTTTTTCCAAACATTGTGTATGTCTGTATAGCTTCTTTGCGGTTACTGCAATTCTAACGTCCAAACATCTTTCTAACTTCTTCGAGGAAGTCGTATATTGGCAAATTCCCTTGTTGACACTAGTGCAGCATTGATTGACCCAGCAATATTTGACGTCATGGTCCTTCCCCTATTAACAAGTGCATACAACCTAGCCCACTTTTCGTATCCAGCTAACTCCAAGTATTCTTTCACTCTAATATCTACCTTCTCCACCTTCTCCATTAGACTGTCAAATTCAGCCTGTGTGTATTGCCATCGAGAAGTATATCTCGCTCAACTTTGCATGGCTCTTTTTGAATTTCTTATATACGTTGTTCCATAGATGCCATATACAAGCAAAATGCGGTACATCTGGATACACTCTCGATACAGATTTAATGATACTCCCATTTCCATCTGAAACGATGCACATGTTTTTCCTGTCACCGTATGctatcttgaattgctcaaagaaccacgACCAAGCATCATCGTTCTCTGAATCAATAACACCATATGGTAGTGGCAATATATGACCTGTAAAGACAATTGCatacatttttttaaaatatgcatttcaatctttaaaatggAACTCATTTTATATGACATAGCAATTAATATTAACAAAATTTATTATAATTCACATACTCACCTGCACCATCCAATGTGTTGGCCGAGACGAATGTCCCGGTGTAGTAaagtttttggtgacttccatacACAACCACAATGGCTCTACAATGATCAAACCCCTTTATAAAGGCATACAAAGATATACAAACATACATGAActcatttttgggcgattttaccATTCTAATGTGTGAACCAGGATATGTCATATCCATTGTATATAAGTATCCTGGTAATTCTTTGTATGAATCAGCCGGTTCACCTCTCAAAAAATTTATTGCCTTTTCTTTAGCCCGCCACGCCAACATGTAGCAAACATCTACACCTAAATCTGatttcacatcatcaataatattcTTTGGAGTGTATTTCCTCTTATGATTAGTAAGCTTGGGCCTAATCATACCACCTATAAGGTTGCTACTTGCCTGTCGTTGCTCATACACCTTGTCCTTCAACGGACATGTATACTTATCAATGAACTCTCTCACTTTGAATAGTTCTGATTTGTTAATGCTCGAAGCCTTAAACCTCCATTCACAATCTTCTAACATACATAATAATCTATAGCTGCAAAGAATTTATCATTATACATATGATCAGTATAAATGCTTTCAAAAAATACACTCATATATACATGAATACATTATTAcatctatatatataaattattttacaACAGAAATATATACAATGGTATATAATTAAATATGTCTGAATACGCCTATAGTTATATGCATACATTTAAATACAACTaataaaccaaaaagaaaaatagtggCTCTCACTGTAATAAGTTTATACAAGTAAAATACACAAGAATACATGTATTTGAAATGCATAAAAAAAATAGTGAATCACAGCAGTGAAGATGAAGTGAAAATTCCCAACTACGCCTAAATACATCAATATATAAATTACAACTCCTACCATGAATacaatatacaaaaaaataatgaATAATTAAGAACACTCAAACCTGACAGCATTAGACCTATCAACCCGGAATTGAAACCTTTGCGATATAGCATAATGCTCCATCACCTCTTTTAATGTAGCCTTATCCTTATATACTTGTCCAGCCATAACCTCCCTTTGATTAGTTTTTTAAATTATCAAATCCTTGTCCAGTTCGAACACCCCAATTGCTTCTCCAGAATTGACAAAATCTAGAGCAAATGTATCATCTGTATCGGAATCATACCTTTGAACTGCTTCGTCTATTTGCACAATGTCTTCTTGAATTAAACTACCTCCGGATACAACTTCTTTTTCAATCGTTGTTATGCACAAAGGATACATCCCGAATTCTCTATTCTTTTTTTTCAACTCTACATACACCCTGTAACCCATATCATTGTGTATTTCCATTGACATACAATTTCCTTCTACTTTTTATTGAATTTTAATGGACTTTGAGCTCAAATCTATGTCCAGTTGATTAGAAATTGATGCAACCAAATCACTATACGACGCATACTCCTTTATCAATATTCTCTCAATTGAATAATTGACGTAATTGCTATCACTGTTCCATTTTCCCGAATGACGCAATAACACTATTAAACTTGCCATATGTATAATTGAATTATACCTTATTTCTGTATACAATTATATCAATTGCAATTTTTCGTCGTTGAAAAGAGAACTAGGTACGCACTAGAACAACAGAAAAAAGGGAGAACTGAAATCTAGAGGTATCTCTACTTTTGCCTATTTTTCTGATTGGAAATCTTTCGTGAATGAATACAGATTTATGGGCGATAGTTTGTGttagttgagttatattaggagaaTATCTAGTAAATTGATTTCCTTTCCGTTTTAAACCAGTTAAaaggtgtgacgacccggccggtcgtatTAAGAATTAACGCGtagatcccctattaactgctttccacgtgtttgtttctgttattgtgagttgccgagaggaattatttggagtttcggagagttttgggaaacttagtccctaaatgagagcttaagttttgcaaatttgaccgtagtcggaatagtgtgaagacggccttagaatggaattccgatagttctgttagctctgttggctGATTTCAGATTTAGGAGCATGTTCAGattttgttttggaggtccgtagctaatttaggcttgaaatgccgaaagtcaaatttttgaagtttctggttcgatagtgagattttgatccgagggtcggaatggaataccggaagttggagtagctccatagggttgaatgtgatgtgtgtgcaaaatttcaggtgattcagacgaggtttggtagactttttgatcgaaagcgtattttgagagttttagaagttcttaggcttgaatccgatgctaattggttgattcaatgttgtttgaggtattttggagatttgtataagtttggatagtggtatatgacttgtccgtgcttttggttgaggtcccgggggcttcgggatgatttcgggtggttaacgggaaaTTGGAAACTTGGAGTTTACAGTTGATGTTCTTTGGggtgctgtcataaccgcatatgTGGTTGAGAGGCCGCAGATACGGAATTAAGCCGCAAAAGCGGCCAGCTGAGGAAAATCAGGGAACCGCTGAAGCGGATGATGAACTGCACCTGCGTGATCGCAGATGCGAAttctgggtcgcaggtgcggcgaAGAGGTTTTAAGTGGAAATCGTAGGAGCGGTCTCCTTGACCGCAGAAtcggtaccgcagatgcggaaggtggaccgcagatgcggttttgctgggcagaaaatcagagtttcgagagttTAGTTTCAGAAAGttagaaattgatttgggagctcgggattgGCAATTTTGAGAGGAATTTTcacctgggtgttttgggtaagcaATTATTACTCGATTTTGATTGTTGTCCACGAATCTATGCTTAGattcatcctttaaattcgaattttgggtggaaaaattgaagaaaagttggaaaagttctTGGACTTAACATTTGAATTTGGATCACGATTTTGATGTCGGATTGTGATAATTTTGATAtcaatgaactcgtgagagtatgaggattcttaAAATGtagattttacccgatttcgagacgtaagcccggagggcattttggtcattttacctaattttgcgtattagcttagaatgtatttgtagaatcagttacttgaagtgttatttacattatggaattgaatttaatagattcgggccatttggagtcgagtactcgtggcaagagcgtggtttcgggttgattttgagttggttcgaggtaactggcttgtctaaccttgtgtgggggaccttccccttaggatttggtattattgataattgagatgccttgtacgtgtggtgacgagtgcgtacttgtgcaaattgttgaaaatccgattttcattaagtaattactagtatgtttcctttcctttttatattacttgcaatttaagcatgttgttagcttaggaaaacatgtctaattgacttaattgtcttacttgcTCAACCTGCTTTATTTGGATttcgtgcagcatgctaggttagaaatacctattttaccttggtacgGAACTTGATTTGAACTGTgtactcttcttgttgttgttgtgtgtttactttgggactacgagacggtatcccgggagatccccctgtatgtttactttgggactacggaatggtattcctggagatccccctgcacatttacattggaactatgggactacacccgatagattccccctgtactgagtatttacatttgggactacggatcggtattccgggagatcctctCGCTtgatgagttggactacgggacggtatccccggagatccactggatatttatatttgggactacgggacggtatcctgggagatcctcgatTGTTATCTTTGtactgagctgtatttctttctgtgtttactttgccgctgtagtagttgttgttgtcctttatatcctgtgttacttttactgttgtacttacttatactattttgttctacactgttgaatcttatattttatttaacctcagtaaggccctgaccttcctcgtcactactcgactgagCTTAAgtttggcacttattgagtaccgccgtggtgtactcatgccttttctgtgcatgtttttcatgtgcagatccaggtacctccactcagacttatcacgcttgagacgaggcgttcgtagagactccgaggtatatctccCGCGTTCGCAgatcgaagagtccctttctactcccccattttgtattagcccttatgtactttcgtttctttgttagatattctggagttagatgcttgtagacattcaaaggcttgtgatcatgagattccgggttttgggaaatgtattagtttttgagagttgatattgttTATGCCAAGCGGCACTTTAAAATactgttttattttactatttcggtTTTTAATAATTTATTCCGCAAGTTGGTTTatttttccgcattgttaggcttacctagtcgtagagactaggtgccgtcacgatggttcacgaagggcgaaccggggtcgtgacaaaaggtCCATATTTTACGCATTATACGTTATTGTATTCACGAATACAGCTCGTCAATACAGTTGAATataacaactgattagctggacttccctgattcacgcttatttttgctactgtattcatgaatacagtagcttaaatacatcaaatacatcttataacattAGAAaggtatctacaatccgtaatatagcaaatggtatctatagatagctaattactactaaaagatagtgttttatgaaaatttctcttttaaTTCATTTGTCAGCCATGCACGTGTGGCTCGTATATGGTATGGTATATTCCATATACCTCCTGTGTAAATGTCCTACATTCTATCTTGTTGAAATTCAAACACATACACAGAGTCACCGCAGCGCAAATTGAACAAGGAACGTACCTTCAGCCATAGTTATTCATGCTTTGCAGGGGATCACCTTTGAAACCTTTAGCAGAAAAAATAGGGAGTCTTCTAGCCTGTGCCTATCGTTGGATGCCAGACTAATGGAGTCACAGAAGTATTTAGGGACTCTTAGGCAAATACTTTAGCCCTAGGGACTTGTAataaaattgtttcttttcatcaaAGAAACTACTATATACGCATAACTACATAATATTATTTGATATATTATTTCCTTTGGGAAACAATATAAATAATGTATTACTTTATATGTGAGTCACACTAGAAGTTTCTAGAAGAGACTGGTAAATTTCTATCATAACTATCTCTAATGGCCAGTTGGTTCACCAGTACGGTTTGGATCTAAGTCTTAATTTTTTATTGATCCATATGCGGATGGGGATAAGGAGGGGGGAGTTTTTTAAATCTATATTTAATTCATTTGATGGATATATCACTGACCTTTTACACAATTAATGAAATTCAACATATTATAAAGAGTTACTTACCATTTATTCAACGTTATTAATTAATCAATGCTATTAAATGGTGTTAGACAAGCACGATACCAGGAAGCACTAGAAAGATCACAGAGATAGACCTGAATAATCAAGGCTGGACAATTGTCCACCAAACCTTTCTAAGTTCATTGTGTGGATGTATAGAATATTACGACAAAGTCCTGTTTGTTCAGAGATGATTATCATCTTGTTCTATGAAAGAGTGAAATGAGAAAGGCCGAAAGGATATATGTTGGTTTTATATTTTAGGGTCAAACTGTAGATAAAATCTCAACAAACAAAAGGGGAAAAGAGGTTCCAATTGCTGGATGCAACTATCATGTTTCCATTGTAGTTTCAAGGACCAAATTTAAATAGTTTCTGGCACGGGCTAAACGTGAAAAAAGCCCTATAAAGGCTCCTATTGGTAGATCGACCAAATCTCGATCACAAGAAACTCATTTCAATATCCAGTTCAATATATAAGATGGAATGGAATATATCATCTACTACTATATTTACTAGCTAGTTATTTAAACTTAAATTACTTTTTAGCAAGTGTAGGAAAATGGATCATAGATGTAACATATATTAGGTTAATATTAGAATGGTACAAAGTAATTCAatcttttatgtatttgaattctTGAAAATGGTACTCAAGTTACAGTTGGAGTCGACAATTTTTCATCCCAAATACTTCTCCTGTAGCATTTCCATTAATTCTAAATTTTTTTAAAGTACTTCTCAACCCTTATGTGCTAGAACATCATCATTTCTAAGTTCTAAGCAAAAGTTATGTTGAAGCCAGAACATCAATCTATTTTTGGTTAGCTACATCCTTCTACTTCAACCACTACTAAAATAGACAAGTTTTAAGAAGGAAATAATAGAATTCAGAAGGTGGAGTAGGTTATAACAGGTAAGTTTagttattttgaagaataaagTAATGATGCCAACAAACTTTGCTTCAGAAGAAGGTAAGTTGTGAGCTGGCTAGTCTTTTTAAAAAGGAATAGACAAGTTTGAGAGACAGCCTATCCACATGCAGCCTTTAGCATATTACAACTATATATATCTTTCCTTAGTTCCTCCTTTACTCCAAAGTATCAGTTCCAAGAAACTCAACCTCTGTTAATTCCCTAAAGAGGCAACTCCCAAGCCCTTTTGTCTTTCTTCCTTCTTCATAAACATTTTTGTGAAATTCATATGCAGATGCAGGATTTAAATTTGATGTATTCAAGAACTTATTGTACTTTTGAGATTATGAGTTCCAAATTTTATTCTTATTGAAAGTTTAGTAATTTTTAGATATATCTATATTCGTGCTGAAAATACTGAATTCAGTTAGCGAACGCAAAACAAAGGCTCCGTCTGTGTTTAGTGAAATTTGAATTTGTGGTTATACtcacatttttttcttttttattgaaGGATATTTTCTTGGTAGGTGGAAACACATTTGAAGCTTAGTATAAGAGGAAACCAAGATTTGATAGGATTGATGGCAACTGAGGCACCAAGTTGGGCAGATCAATGGGGGTCAGGAGGATTTGGTGCAATGGATGAAGAGGAGAGTCACAAAAGCAACAAAGAGAATGATAGCAACAAGAAAGGCAGTTCATCAGCAGGACTTGGCAAAGCAAAAGCAGTGGCAGTGGCTGGTGCTCAAAAGGTGAAGAATGGCACTTCAATGGGCATCAAATGGGTTAAAAGCAAATGTCAAAAGAAAAACTCCTCTTCTACTTGATGATATATCAGATTCTCTTATATAGATTTCTGTAAGAACAGTCAAGAACCAGATCTATTGTTTAGATTAGAAATGTTTTAACCAGTTGTTCTCCTATTCATCAAGGAAAGAGTTTACGCAAGTCCTTCTAGTATTTTTGGCAAGATATTAGTTGATTGTTGTGCAACATCTATCGATATTCTTATGACAAATAATACGTGATTTTTTAATTCTTGACCACTGTAGGGTCCATCCTATTCAACAATAGGCAAGTGCCTTTGAAATAAAACTTAGGTGGCAACTCTTTCTTGGAGCCAAAGTTTGGAAATAAGTAGAGGAGATTAATACATCTCTTATTGTATTCTTGAAGGCTATGTATTTCGCTCCTATAAAAGGAGGAGCTCTCTCACTTCTTCaaacacaccaacaaagagagaaagaaagagtgaggcaTCACAGAtcgggtataagaaaatagtcagtGAGAAAATAGAGAGGGTTaacgatattgtagtgaggtgggaatatcaaaagaggttatttcttttgagagttgtagttgtctttggagtattttacaTAGACCTctaaagtgtaaaattccttgctaTAGTGATATAAGTTGCTCCTCTTGGGATCGTGGTTTTTCCCCTTATTCAGAaggattttccacgtaaaaatcttggtgtcgttaCCACTCTTTTATTATTGTTGATTACGATATCTCGGTGCTACGTTATTATTTCGCTTTTTTTACCATTAATATTATTTATGTGGAggatttattcccaacaactgatATTAGAGTACAAGTTCTGCTCATTTACAAAAATACCATTCACGATCGATAGTACTATACTCAGTGAAAAATATCCGGTGTAAAGTACGAGGTAgaaaaattcaacggagatagcGGTTTCTCAATATGACAAAGAAGGATGAGGGCTCTGCTCATTCAGCATGGACTACACAAGGTACTAGATGTTGATGCCAAAAAGTCCGATACCATAAAAGCTGAGGATTGGACTGACTTGGATAAAAAGATTGTAGTGCAATCAGCTtacacttatcagatgatgtggtaaataacatcattgatgaagataTCGCATGTTGGACAAGGTTGAAAATCCTATACATGTTCAAAACGCTAACAAATAAATTGTActtgaagaagcagttatacacCGTACACATGGGTGAATGTACGAactttttgtcacatttaaatatATTTAACAGACTAATCACATAGCTAGCCAACCTCGGAGTAAagatcgaggaagaagataaagccatcttgctctTGAACTCGTTTCCAttttcgtacgataatttggcaacaaccatcctgcacggtaagaccaCCATTGAGTTGAAAGACATTatatcggctcttctactcaatgagaagatgagaaagaagcctgaaaatcaaggacatgcTCTCATCATAGAAGGTAGAGGCGGGAGTTACCAAAGGAGTTCGAGCAACTATGGTAAATCCGAAGGTCGTGGGAAGTccaagaaccgatccaaatcaaaagtcaaaaattgctaCAATTGCGATCAACcgggtcacttcaaaagagattgcccaaatctaAGGAAGGGAAAAGATGAAAGCAGTGGCCAGAAAAAGATGGAAACACAACCGCCACGATGCAAAACAATGATAATGTTGTTCTCTTCATGAATGAGGAAGAGGAATACATGCACGTGGCAGGCCCAGAGTCGGAATAGGTGGTTGGCACAACAATATCTTACCATGCCATACCCACAAGAGATCTTTTTGTAGATATGTAGCATGTGATTTCAACACTATGAGAATGgataacacaagttactcaaagattgtaGGGATTGGTGATGTTTGTATCAAGAAGTTCTAATGGACGTGCGACATGTACTTGATTTGCAGATGAACTTGATCTCGAGAATTGCTTTGGACCGAGATCGGTACGAgaactattttgcaaatcaaaagtgaagactcactaagggatcattggtaattgcaaagggagttgctcagggcacgttgtacaggacaaatgcagaaatatgccaaggtgaattgaatgAAGCAAAAatatgagatttctgtagatttgtggcacaaaagaatgagTCATATAAGCGATAAGGGCTTGCAGATTCTTTCCAGAAATCATTCATCTCTTTTGCCAAAGTTACAatggtaaaaccttgtgactactgtttacttggtaagcaacatagagtctcatttccGACAACGtctaaaagaaaattgaatatgcttgatttagtatattctaaTATTTGTGGTCCAATAAAAATTGAGTCGATGGGTGGtgacaaatattttgttacttttattaaTGATGCTTTCCGTAAATTATGGGTCTATatcttgaaaaccaaagatcaagTGTTTTAAGTTTCCAAAAGTTTCATGTCCTGGtggaaagggagacgggtcgaaagctaaagcgtctccgaactGACAATgaaggtgagtacacttcaagaaaatttgaagagtattgttcgaGCCATTGGATCatacatgaaaagacagttcctggaaccgcATAACACAATGGTGTAGCTGAGAGGATGAACTGCACCATTgttgagaaggtgagaagcatgttCAGTATGGCTAAATTGccaagtcattctggggtgaagcagtttagtcagcctgttacctgatcaatacgAGTCCATAAGTTCTATTGGAGTTTGACATTTCGGAAAcagttt contains:
- the LOC104243364 gene encoding uncharacterized protein; this translates as MFGKKYQEMLTLNEAMSTRMTVVPSTEYLHTVNDEGRHCTVCLLERKYVCGRFQVDELPCPHAWAKLKSKFLMLEDYCSDYYKPNSVVMTYNVPVYSIPDRNEWNIPAHIAKEVILLPKWKRPPGRPKKKRDKLFSELLQPKNQHSCSICGQGEHIRERVEMLHVELS
- the LOC104243365 gene encoding uncharacterized protein, which encodes MAGQVYKDKATLKEVMEHYAISQRFQFRVDRSNAVSYRLLCMLEDCEWRFKASSINKSELFKVREFIDKYTCPLKDKVYEQRQASSNLIGGMIRPKLTNHKRKYTPKNIIDDVKSDLGVDVCYMLAWRAKEKAINFLRGEPADSYKELPGYLYTMDMTYPGSHIRMGFDHCRAIVVVYGSHQKLYYTGTFVSANTLDGAGHILPLPYGVIDSENDDAWSWFFEQFKIAYGDRKNMCIVSDGNGSIIKSVSRVYPDAEFDSLMEKVEKVDIRVKEYLELAGYEKWARLYALVNRGRTMTSNIAGSINAALVSTREFANIRLPRRS